One window from the genome of Roseomonas haemaphysalidis encodes:
- a CDS encoding biliverdin-producing heme oxygenase — translation MTHDVGTRHPTPPPAAAAERGIRWYLREATAPRHAAVDALGGSHSLDTPEGYRRFLRAHARALAPVEQALEAGGIAALLPDWPGRSRRAALAADLDGLDAPPPPPGPVSLPDGDAALLGAAYVLEGSRFGNGMLARQVGGALPRAYLAHRASWPDFLAVLEGRLADRALWPDAAAGALAAFDAFQAALSAEPCPPREPGIDAAHV, via the coding sequence TTGACCCACGACGTCGGCACCCGGCACCCCACTCCGCCCCCCGCAGCAGCGGCCGAGCGCGGCATCCGCTGGTATCTGCGCGAAGCCACGGCGCCCCGCCATGCGGCCGTGGACGCGCTGGGGGGCAGCCACAGCCTGGACACGCCCGAAGGCTACCGCCGCTTTCTGCGCGCTCATGCCCGCGCGCTGGCGCCGGTGGAGCAGGCGCTGGAAGCCGGCGGCATCGCCGCGCTGCTGCCCGACTGGCCGGGGCGCAGCCGCCGCGCCGCGCTGGCGGCGGACCTCGACGGGCTGGACGCGCCGCCCCCGCCGCCCGGGCCGGTGTCGCTGCCGGACGGCGACGCCGCGCTGCTGGGCGCCGCCTACGTGCTGGAAGGCTCGCGCTTCGGCAACGGCATGCTGGCGCGCCAGGTGGGCGGGGCGCTGCCGCGCGCCTATCTGGCGCATCGCGCGTCCTGGCCGGACTTCCTGGCCGTGCTGGAAGGCCGGCTGGCCGACCGTGCCTTGTGGCCGGATGCCGCCGCCGGCGCGCTGGCCGCCTTTGACGCTTTTCAGGCGGCCCTGTCCGCCGAGCCATGCCCACCGCGGGAACCGGGGATTGACGCCGCCCATGTCTGA